In a genomic window of Labeo rohita strain BAU-BD-2019 chromosome 20, IGBB_LRoh.1.0, whole genome shotgun sequence:
- the mcm3l gene encoding MCM3 minichromosome maintenance deficient 3 (S. cerevisiae), like: protein MDTGLEDLELRESQREYLDFLDDDQDQGIYHEKVRSMVSEGQCRLIVNINDLRRKSEKRAKELLNNAFGELVAFQKALKDLVASIDTTYAKQFEEFHVGFEGSFGNKHVSPRTLSARFLGNLVCVEGIVTKCSLVRPKIMRSVHYCPATKKTLERKYTDLTSLDAFPSSAIYPTKDEENNPLETEFGLCCYKDHQTLTIQEMPEKAPAGQLPRSVDIIANDDLVDRVKPGDRVQIVGVYRCLPAKQGGFTSGTFRTILLANNVKLMSKEIVPTFSADCVAKIKKFCKAHSKDVFEQLSHSLAPSIHGHEYIKKAILCLLLGGNETNLENGTRIRGDINILLIGDPSVAKSQLLRYVLFTAPRAIPTTGRGSSGVGLTAAVTTDQETGERRLEAGAMVLADRGVVYIDEFDKMSDMDQTAIHEVMEQGKVTISKAGIQARLNARCSVLAAANPVYGRYDQYKTPMENIGLQDSLLSRFDLLFIVLDQMDPDSDREISEHVLRMHRYRAPGEPEGAAMPLGSTVDVFATEDPNITEAAEQELQIYEKKDNVLHGHRRKKEKVVTMEFIRKYIHVAKLVKPVLTQEASDYIAEEYSRLRSHDQVNSDSARTMPVTARALETMIRLSTAHAKARMSKTIDLGDAEAALELMQFAYFKKILEKDKKRKVPEDSEMDVSQSQDTESQRNLRRRSRISKDVDDDVEMTQDGEDSDPYDFIEDENTQPSQKSRPASQRSSQRKKADISQDRLKVFKAALLKAFKVTRSQSVAVPDLLTHINKGQDEEFDQNEINLLLERMQDDNQVMVSENVVFLI, encoded by the exons ATGGACACTGGGTTAGAGGACCTCGAGCTGAGAGAGTCTCAGAGGGAGTACCTGGACTTTCTAGATGATGAT CAAGACCAGGGCATTTATCATGAAAAGGTCAGGAGTATGGTGTCTGAGGGCCAATGTCGTCTTATTGTAAACATTAACGACCTGAgaagaaaaagtgaaaaaagagCTAAAGA GTTACTGAATAATGCTTTTGGTGAGCTGGTGGCGTTCCAAAAAGCCCTAAAGGATCTCGTGGCTTCAATAGACACCACTTATGCTAAACAGTTTGAAGAGTTCCATGTTGGTTTTGAGGGCAGCTTTGGGAACAAACACGTCTCTCCACGTACTCTAAGTGCACGCTTTCTGGGAAACCTTGTGTGTGTGGAAGGCATTGTGACCAAAT GTTCCTTGGTCAGGCCCAAAATTATGCGTAGTGTTCACTATTGTCCGGCCACCAAGAAAACTCTGGAACGAAAATACACTGATCTTACCTCATTGGACGCTTTTCCTTCCAGTGCCATCTATCCAACTAAA GATGAAGAAAACAATCCTCTGGAGACAGAGTTTGGCCTGTGCTGCTATAAGGACCACCAGACGCTGACCATTCAGGAGATGCCAGAGAAAGCCCCTGCTGGACAGCTGCCACGTTCTGTCGACATCATCGCAAATGATGACCTAGTTGACCGGGTGAAACCAGGTGACCGTGTGCAGATTGTAGGGGTCTACCGTTGCTTGCCTGCGAAACAGGGCGGCTTCACCTCTGGGACCTTCAG AACAATCCTGTTGGCTAACAATGTGAAGCTAATGAGTAAGGAGATAGTGCCGACGTTCTCTGCAGATTGTGTTGCCAAGATAAAGAAGTTTTGCAAAGCCCATTCTAAA GATGTTTTTGAGCAACTGAGTCATTCTTTGGCTCCCAGTATCCATGGCCATGAGTACATAAAGAAGGCCATTCTGTGTCTGCTGTTGGGAGGCAATGAGACCAATCTGGAGAATGGAACACGCATCAGAGGAGACATAAATATTCTGCTCATAG GTGATCCTTCAGTAGCGAAGTCTCAGTTGCTGCGTTATGTTTTGTTCACGGCACCAAGAGCAATTCCCACCACTGGACGAGGCTCATCTGGGGTTGGTCTGACAGCTGCGGTCACGACCGATCAGGAGACGG GTGAGCGTCGTTTGGAGGCAGGAGCCATGGTGCTTGCTGACAGAGGTGTGGTTTACATTGATGAGTTTGATAAGATGTCTGACATGGATCAAACAGCCATCCATGAGGTGATGGAGCAGGGTAAGGTCACTATTTCCAAAGCTGGGATTCAGGCACGGCTTAATGCTCGCTGCAGTGTGTTAGCTGCGGCCAACCCGGTGTATGGAAGG TATGACCAGTATAAGACTCCAATGGAGAACATCGGGCTCCAGGATTCTTTGCTTTCCCGATTTGATCTGCTCTTCATAGTTCTGGATCAGATGGATCCAGACAGCGATCGGGAGATCTCGGAGCATGTGCTGCGCATGCATCGCTACAGAGCACCGGGAGAGCCGGAGGGAGCAG CAATGCCACTGGGGAGTACAGTGGATGTGTTTGCCACTGAGGATCCAAACATCACAGAAGCAGCCGAGCAGGAGCTACAGATCTATGAGAAAAAAGACAATGTCCTGCATGGCCACAGAAggaaaaa ggaGAAGGTTGTTACCATGGAGTTCATCAGGAAGTACATCCATGTCGCTAAGCTGGTGAAGCCAGTTTTGACACAGGAGGCATCGGACTACATAGCAGAAGAGTATTCCAGACTCCGGAGCCATGACCAAGTCAACAGTGACTCTGCCAGG ACGATGCCTGTGACTGCTCGAGCTCTGGAGACCATGATTCGACTGTCTACAGCTCATGCCAAGGCCCGCATGAGTAAAACCATTGATCTGGGAGATGCAGAAGCTGCACTTGAACTCATGCAGTTTGCTTATTTCAAAA AGATTCTGGAGAAGGATAAGAAGAGGAAGGTGCCTGAGGACTCTGAGATGGACGTCTCTCAGAGCCAAGATACAGAGAGTCAAAGGAATCTAAGGCGA CGTTCTCGCATCTCTAAAGATGTTGATGATGATGTGGAAATGACCCAAGATGGAGAGGACTCTGACCCTTATGATTTCATAGAAGATGAAAACA CTCAGCCAAGTCAGAAGAGCAGGCCAGCCTCTCAAAGAAGCAGTCAAAGGAAGAAAGCTGACATTAGCCAGGACAG ATTAAAAGTCTTCAAGGCAGCTCTACTGAAGGCCTTTAAGGTGACCAGGTCTCAGTCTGTGGCGGTGCCTGATCTTCTAACTCACATTAACAAAGGCCAGGACGAGGAGTTTGACCAGAACGAGATCAACCTTCTGCTGGAACGCATGCAAGATGACAACCAGGTCATGGTCTCAGAGAATGTGGTGTTTCTCATCTAA